The sequence below is a genomic window from Lentimicrobium sp. L6.
GTTTCCTAAATCATTGATTAAATCAATTTGATAATTAACAGCATTATTAAATTGAATATTCAGTTGATTTTGAAATGGATTAGGGGAGAGGAATATGCTTTCATCGGGTATGAGTCTTTCAACATCTGTATTGACATCAATGAAGACATCATATATTGCTGTATCAATGTTTTCACAATATTGGCTGATGAGTTTAACTTCATAAGTCTGGTTGTTTTGATAATTATGAGAAGGGTTTTCTTCGGAAGAATATTCTCCATCATCAAAATCCCAATGATAAATCATAGGTTGAATACATTCGGAAAGATTATTAAACTGTACGAAATCATTAAAAACCTCAAAGGAAAAATCAGAATTCACTTGACTAATATGGAGGTTCCAATTATTATAGGAATGAAAAACGATAGAATCGGCAGTAGATTGTAATAGCTGGGCCATTTCTTCATCTAGGTTTCCAATAAAGGAGTTTTCGAAACTATAAATATTCCACATCATAGAATGAAAAACACAAGCTGCCAAATAGGTCCCAGAATAATTGGGATGACTGTTGTCAACAGCATGGAGGATTGTTTCATTTTCATTAATGACTTTCTTCCATGCGATTCCAACAGGAGCTACTAGGGCATTAAGTTCTTGAGTAATTCCCCAATATGCACTTTCTAAAGAATCCTGCATATGAGTAAAATCAACAAAATCGGGACTACAATAGACTCCAGAATCATCACATTGTTGTCCTCCAAATCGCCTTCCCCAAGTCATATAAAATAGTGTTTTTGCACAAGGATTATACTTTTTTATGGAGTCATTAAGCCTACGAGCGGCAGGGTACATGGAGTTTTCTTTATGAAAATCAATAGTTGGAATCTGGCTTTGCTCTTGTAAAACCACAAAATCCCAATCCCCTTTTCTTATCTTTAATAAGGAGGATTCATTAATAGAATGTTGTTCCAAAGTATGTCCTCCAGGAGTATGGAGCTCTGTATGTACATTTCTATTAGAATAATTTGCTAATTCCTCCACAATAATTGGAAGATTGTTTACACTCGTATAACTGTTTCCTAAAAATAAAACTCTCAAGCTATCCGTTTGGGAAAAGGAAATGCTTGAAATGAGAATAAAAGTAAGAATCAGAATTTTCTGCATAAAATCTATTATTCTAAGGATAAAGTGAATTGATGTGGGTAAAATTAATGTTTTCAATGTTAAAACGGCAAATAAATCTAGTAAATCTCACTTGAATTCATTTCAAACAACAAATAGCAATTCCTTACAAACAAGACGACTTCTTGCTTTATAGAAGCTTTCTTTGGAAAAGTTGTAAGGACTAGACTACCTTTTGCGACCAATCAATAAATAATATAATTTTAAAAGATGAAACATAGATTAATTACACTATTAATTGTATTGTTGGCATTTTCTGTCCAAAGTCAAACAACTAGAAAAGTAATTGCAGAACATTTTACAAATACCCGATGTAGTATTTGTAGTATTAAAAATCCTTCATTATTTGCTTTGTTGGATAATCACCCAGAAGTAATACATTTATCTATTCACCCTAGTTCTCCCTATTCTAATTGCTTGTTTTCTCAACATAACCCTAGCGAAAATGATGCAAGAACACAGTATTATGGTATTTATGGAAGCACCCCAAGAGTGGTTTTAGCTGGGACAGTAATTCCAAGTCAAAGCCCAATGTTAACTGAGGAGCAGTTGATGGAGCAACAAGATGCCATGAGTGATTATTCTATTCAAGTGCATCAGTTTTATGGCGCAAATGAAACCATTGATGTGAAAGTAAAGATAGAAAGGTTAAGTGGTGTCCCAAGCAATGATGATATGGTTTATGTGGTTTTGGCCGAAAAAGAAGTAGACTATAATGCGCCAAATGGCGAAGATTTGCATCACAATGTTTTTAGGAAGGAATTAGGAAATATGGATCTACCCATGTTGGAAATAGGAGAGGAAGTAGAGTTTACTTATAATTATACTGCTCATTCTGATTGGGTGTTGGATGAGATTTTTGCTTTGGCTATCATTCAAAACTCAAGCAATAAGAAAGTGCTACAAGCAGATGAATCGGACTTGGTTTCGGGAATAACAGGGATTGATTTTACTCAAGCGAAAGAGGTTTCAAATATGGTTTATCCAAATCCATTTACACAAGAAATCAATATACAATCTGGACAAACCTATCAAAATATTATTATTTATAACCTCTTTGGCCAGAAAGTCTTAGAATCTCAAAATACATCCACAATTAATGCTTCTGAACTTGGAAAAGGGATTTATTTATTGGAGTTGATAGATGAGAATGGACAATCATTCTCCACTAAAATCCAGAAACAGTAAGTGGATTTTGTATTCAAGACAAAATCATTGGGGGATTTTTACTCCCTTTATATTAGAGGGCTAATTAAAAATCCACCAATTGCTTAGTATTTTAAAATCAAAGAATGTTACTGCTGACAAATTTGCTCAAGTAGTTCTTCTATCAATTTGACTACAGTTATTTTATAGTCTTTAGAATATTCTTTTCTTTCCCTATTGGCGATGATTGCACAAACGGTCATCGCATGATGGCCTAAAGCTTTAGAAAGTCCATATAAAGCGGAAGTTTCCATTTCAAAGTTGGTTAATTTCTGACCTTGATAGGAAAAGCTACTGATTCTATCATTTAAATCCGGATAAGCCAAGGGCATTCTCAAAACTCTACCTTGAGGGCCAAAGAAACCTGGGGCTGTAGCAGTGATTCCCTTCATGAAATTCTTGCCTACGGTATTTAGTAATTCTTCAGAACCTGGAACGATATAAGCTTTTGGTAAATCATCTGGCCAATTGGTATCTCTTAAAAAAGCTTCGGTCATGTCTTTATCAATAACAGAATTTACTTGCTCGTAGAACCATAAAAGACCATCAATTCCTACTCCATGTGAAGAAGCCAAGAAAGTATCAACAGGAATTTCGGGTTGTAAGGCGCCACTGGTTCCTAAACGATAAAGTCTTAGGCTACGGTGAGAATCTTTAGGGATACGGGTTTTTAAATCGATATTGCAAATGGCATCTAATTCGTTAATGACAATGTCTAAATTGTCGGTTCCCATACCTGTACTTAGCACAGTAATTCTTTTTTTGCCAATATATCCAGTGTGGGTGTGGATTTCTCTATTGGCCATTTTAAACTCTATTTGATCAAAATAAGAAGAAATGACTTCAACTCTTCCTGGATCACCAACCAATATGATGTCATTAGCAATGTTCTCAGGATGAAGGTGTAAGTGGTAGATACTACCATCTGGGTTTATGATTAATTCCGATTCAGCTATGGCTTTCTTATTCATATTAAGATTTTTTATCATGTGAGATTCCCAGCAAAAGCTAATTTTGCAGAAAAAGAGAACAAATATAGGAAAAAC
It includes:
- a CDS encoding T9SS type A sorting domain-containing protein, which gives rise to MQKILILTFILISSISFSQTDSLRVLFLGNSYTSVNNLPIIVEELANYSNRNVHTELHTPGGHTLEQHSINESSLLKIRKGDWDFVVLQEQSQIPTIDFHKENSMYPAARRLNDSIKKYNPCAKTLFYMTWGRRFGGQQCDDSGVYCSPDFVDFTHMQDSLESAYWGITQELNALVAPVGIAWKKVINENETILHAVDNSHPNYSGTYLAACVFHSMMWNIYSFENSFIGNLDEEMAQLLQSTADSIVFHSYNNWNLHISQVNSDFSFEVFNDFVQFNNLSECIQPMIYHWDFDDGEYSSEENPSHNYQNNQTYEVKLISQYCENIDTAIYDVFIDVNTDVERLIPDESIFLSPNPFQNQLNIQFNNAVNYQIDLINDLGNIIHSIDGKQEKLIHFPTEKLSNGIYFVRITNQETKRISTCKILKSKI
- a CDS encoding T9SS type A sorting domain-containing protein, with protein sequence MKHRLITLLIVLLAFSVQSQTTRKVIAEHFTNTRCSICSIKNPSLFALLDNHPEVIHLSIHPSSPYSNCLFSQHNPSENDARTQYYGIYGSTPRVVLAGTVIPSQSPMLTEEQLMEQQDAMSDYSIQVHQFYGANETIDVKVKIERLSGVPSNDDMVYVVLAEKEVDYNAPNGEDLHHNVFRKELGNMDLPMLEIGEEVEFTYNYTAHSDWVLDEIFALAIIQNSSNKKVLQADESDLVSGITGIDFTQAKEVSNMVYPNPFTQEINIQSGQTYQNIIIYNLFGQKVLESQNTSTINASELGKGIYLLELIDENGQSFSTKIQKQ
- a CDS encoding nucleoside phosphorylase; the encoded protein is MNKKAIAESELIINPDGSIYHLHLHPENIANDIILVGDPGRVEVISSYFDQIEFKMANREIHTHTGYIGKKRITVLSTGMGTDNLDIVINELDAICNIDLKTRIPKDSHRSLRLYRLGTSGALQPEIPVDTFLASSHGVGIDGLLWFYEQVNSVIDKDMTEAFLRDTNWPDDLPKAYIVPGSEELLNTVGKNFMKGITATAPGFFGPQGRVLRMPLAYPDLNDRISSFSYQGQKLTNFEMETSALYGLSKALGHHAMTVCAIIANRERKEYSKDYKITVVKLIEELLEQICQQ